The Ruminococcaceae bacterium BL-4 region GTCACCGGCAGATCTCGCGAACGATGATTATGTAGATGAAAAAGGGATCGTCTTTGAGATTGACGACCCGGTGCTTGGAAAAATTCCGACAATGGGAACGCCCATCAAAATGGGTTCTGGTTACCGGACAAATCATATTGCTCCGCCTACTTTGGGACAGCACAATCATGAAGTCTATGAGGAGTATTTAGGTTGGAATGCCGCAAAAGTAGACGAAATGAAGAAAGCGGGGATTATCTGATGAAGTTCGAAAACATTCTTTATGAAAATTGTGAGGGAATTCTGTATCTTACTTTGAATCGTCCAGAGATGCGAAATGCACTGACACCGGCTATGTGGAATGATATCCGCACAGCAGTGCAGTGTGCGCGGGAAGATGATGAGGTAAAGGTTGTTATTGTCAGCGGTGCCGGAGACAAAGCACTTGCAAGCGGCGCAGATATTAAAGAAATCCATGACCGCGCTTATTTGAAAATGCTGCAGGGAACTTCTTCTATCGCATTAAAGGATTTGGAAGATCTTTATAAACCTGTCATTTGCGCAGTAAACGGTTATGCTTTGGGCGGCGGCTGTGAGCTTGCAATGGCGTGTGATTTGAGAATTGCAACAAAACGTTCTAAATTTGGTCAGCCGGAAGTGAATCTGAGTATTATCCCGGGAGCGGGCGGTACACAGCGTTTAACGCGTCTTGTCGGGATCGGAAGAGCAAAGGAATTGATCTTTACCGGACGAATTATCGGCGCAGAGGAAGCACATTTGATTGGACTCGTCAATGAAGTAACGGAAGATGATCGCGAGTCTTTGATGGCGGCGGCCGAGAAAATGGCTAAAAAAATCATGGCGAAAGGTCCTGTTGCGATTACAATGGGAAAAATTGCAATCAATATGGGAAGCGAAACCGATATCAATACCGGACTGATGATTGAACGTCTGGCGCAAACGGTAGCATTTAGTACCGAAGACCGCAAAGAAGGAACAGCAGCATTCCTTGAAAAACGTTCCCCGAATTTTAAAGGCTGCTGACAAGATTTAATTTGAATCAAAGGAGGAAATTTATTATGAGACCATTGGAAGGTGTAAAAGTGATAGAACTTTCCACAATGCTCGCAGGCCCGATGACAAGTCGAATTTTGGCCGAATGGGGTGCAGATGTTATTAAAGTGGAATCTCCGAATGGTGATACATGGAGAAAACAGGCTGGCACTTCCCTTTCTCCCTGCACAGAAGTCGCAAATCCCCATTTTGATGAGCAGAATTTAAATAAACGTTTTGTATGCCTCAATATGCGTACAAAAGAAGGGATGAAGGCTTTTCATAAGCTTTTATCAACAGCGGATGTATTTTTGACAAATTATCGTGTGCAGGCATTAAAGGCAATGGGGCTGACCTATGAGCAGCTAAAAGATCAGTATCCGGGGTTGATTCATGCTTCGGTTCTTGGATATGGTTCAGAAGGCCCGGAAAAAGACCGCCCCGGTTATGACTATACGGCATTTTGTTCCCGCAGCGGATTTTTAGGCGATTTAGCACCTGCCGGAGGTCCTCCTTTGATGACGGTTGCTGGAGTTGGTGACCATAGTGTGGCGGTAGCACTTGCTGCTGGAATTTCTGCGGCCCTTTACAAAAAATCAAAGACCGGAACGGGTGAAAAAGTGGATGTCTCTTTGCTGCAAGCCGGTATTTTTATGTTGACTACAGGATTGCTGAATGCGTTTAACGGCAGGGTATTCCCACGAGATCATTATGACTGCAGTCATGCGACCAGCAATGCCTATAAGTGTGCAGACGGCGAGTGGATTTATCTTGCAGTCATAGATTATCGTCGTTTTCCGGAACTTTGTGAAGTGATTGAAAGACCGGAACTTGCAAAGGATCCGCGCTTCTCTACTATTGCCGAATTTTACACAAAAGAGAGCCGAAAAGATCTTACTACGATTTTTGATGAGACGTTTAAAAAACATCCGGTAGAATATTGGCATAAGCTTTTAGACGAACACGATTTGCCCCATGAGCCTGTCCGTCATATGAAAGATGTGCCTTATGATCCACAAGTGGTTGCAAATCATTATACTTATTTTCATGAGTATTCGGACGGTGTAAAGACTGTATTTACAAATGGTCCAGTACATTTTAGTTCTATCGATCCGGCTCATATTCCTTGCAAAACTTCTGGAAAGATCGGCTGTAATACGGACGAAGTCTTAAAAGAAAACGGGTACACAGAAGAAGAAGTTAAAAAAATGCAGGAAGCTGGAGAAGTAATTTAACGAAGGCTTAACGAAAGGAGCCAGAATTTCCACATGTATACTTTTGGAATCGATATCGGCTCTACTTCCAGTAAAGCGGTTATTTTAAAAGATGGAAAAGAAATCATTGCACATCAGGTGATTTCACTGGGGACCGGAACAATTGGGCCAAAGGAAGCAAAAGAACAAGTTTTTGGGGAAGCTTCTATCTCTCCGGAAGAGATCAGTTATACAATCGTCACCGGTTATGGCCGCATGAAATGTGATTATGCAGATGAACAAATCAGTGAATTGAGCTGTCATGCGAAGGGAATTCATTATCTTTTGCCGACTGTCCGTACGGTGATTGATATCGGCGGACAGGATGCAAAAGCACTGCGGATTGATGATAAGGGACGCCTCATACAGTTTCAGATGAATGATAAATGTGCCGCTGGAACCGGTAGATTTTTGGATGTGATGGCGAAGATTTTAAATGTCGATATCAATGATCTTGGGCCTCTGTCTGAAAAATCTAATCAACCAGCCAGCATCAGTAATACTTGTACTGTTTTTGCTGAATCAGAAGTGATCTCGAAACTCTCTTCGGATATTCCGTTGGAAGATATTGCCGCGGGAATTCATGAATCGGTTGCAAAGCGCGTTGCTGGAATGGCTCTGCGCATTGGAAAAACACCAGATGTTGCCATGAGCGGCGGTGTTGCGTTAAACATCGGGGTTGTCCACGCAATGGAGCGTGAAATGGAATGCCCTGTTTTAGTACATCCCCTGTGTCAGTCTGCCGGAGCCATCGGCGCCGCAATTTTGGCATGGGAAAAATTTACGAAGGAGAAGGTCAGGTAATATGATTGAAAATGGAACGACTCAGGTGAATGCAGCGGCAGCTCCCGCCCAAAAGCCAAAACGTCCAAAACCAAAATCAATGCAGATGCTGAATGAGCAGACAACGGCGTTATTTGAAAATGCTAGACTTGCAAAAGAGCGCGGGGAAAAAGTTGGATGGTCTGCTTCTATCTTTCCGCAGGAAATTGCAGAAACGCTGGGATTAAATGTCCTTTACCCCGAAAATCATTCGGCAGGGATCGCTGCCCGTCATCAGGCGGACCCATTTTTGCAGGAATGTGAAGGTCCTTTGGGATATTCCAATGACCTCTGTGCCTATGCAAAAGTAAATCTCGCTTATGCTTCTGTTCTGAATAAGGAAAGTGAAGTAGAGTTGCCGGATGGTGGAAAAATGGTAAAACCAGATTTCCTGCTTTTGACAAATAATATCTGTAATCAGTTGACAAAGTGGTATGAAAATCTCGCTTATCAGATGAAAATCCCGATTTTCTTTATTGATACTTGTTATAATCCTTATGATTATGTGACCGAGACCCGTGTGCGCTATGTGCGTACACAGATTGACCAGTTGATCAAGGATCTTTGTGCCTTTACCGGAAAGACATGGGATGATGGTCGCTTTAAAGAAGTTATGAAGATTTCTCAGAGAAACAGCTATCTTTGGGAGCGCGCAAACAATCTCATGGACCATAAACCGGCACCGCTGAGCGGCTTTGAGCTTTTCAACTACATGTCCGCAATGGTTTGTAACCGTGGTAAGACTTCTTCTACAGCCGTTCTGGAGCAGCTCAATAAGGAAATTGAAGAACATATCAAGGAAGGCAACTCTACTTATCCCGTGAAGGAAGAGTATCGTATTTCTTGGGATGGAATTGCCTGCTGGCCTTATCTGCGTCACAACCTGCATACGCTTAAGCAGTACGGAATCAATATGGTGGCTTCCAGTTACGGGAAAGCATGGGCGATTGAATATGAAGACCTTGACGGGATGGCTCGTGCCTATTGCTTTGCTTCGACGAATGGTGATAATGCAACGACCATGATTGCCCGCCGGATGGAAGCACTTAAAAAATTTGACTGCGAAGGCACTATTTATCATGTGAACCGTAGCTGCAAGGTTATGGACTGTCAGATGATGGAGGTTCAGCGCCAGATTTCCGCACAGGCGGGAATCCCATTCACTTCTTTTGATGGAGATCAGGCAGACTATCGAAATTATAGTGAAGCCCAATTCGAAACACGTATCGAAGGGCTTGTGGAAGTTATGAAACAAAATAAGGAGGCAAAAGTGAATGGCTGATTTAAAGAGCAGTATTGCTTTCTTGCAGGAGGCTTGTAAGAATCCCCGCGCACGCCTTGATTATTATCTCAAACAGGGGAAAAAGGTCGTTGGTTGTTTTCCGGTTTATACACCGGAGGAGCTGGTTCATGCTTCCGGTATGATCCCGATGGGACTTTGGGGAGGTCAGACACAATTAAAGCTGGCAAAGAGCTATTTGCCACCGTTTGCTTGCCCGATTATGCAGTCCAATATGGAGTTAGGACTTTCCGGCTCCTATCAGGGACTTTCTGCAGTGATTATCCCGGTTTTGTGTGATACTTTTCGCTGCATGACGCAGAACTGGCGTTTCGGCGTTCCTTCTATTCCAATGATTCCGATTGTTTATCCTCAGAATCGGAAATCACCGGCCAGTGTCGAGTATCTGATCAGCGAGTATGAAAATGTATTGACGATGCTCATGACCATCACCGGAAAAATGATGAACGAAAAAGCGCTTGCAGAGACCCTTGCAATTTATAATGAACATAATGCTGTTATGCGTGAATTTGCAAAGGTTGCAAATGACCATTTGGATATTGTGACACCGAAAGTGCGCCATGCAGTGATGAAGAGTGCTTTCTTCTATGAAAAGAGCGAGCATACTGCAATTGTCCGTGAGATTGTAGAAGAACTTAAAAAGCTGCCGGTCTATCAGTTTACCGGAAAAAAAGTGATCCTTACGGGAATTACCTGTGAACCGGATGAACTGCTTGACATCTTTACGGAAAATCATATCGCAGTTGTCGGCGATGATCTTGCACAGGAAATGCGGCAGTACCGTACGGATACACCGGAAAAAGGCGGCGGTGGATTAAAACGCCTTGCTTTGCAGTGGAATGGCCGTCATGGATGCAGCCTGATTTATGAAGACGGCAAACCGCGAGGCAAAATGTTGGTAAATCTTTGCAAGGAAAATGGAGCAGGGGGAGTTGTCACTTGCATGATGAAGTTCTGTGATCCTGAGGAATATGATCAGCCGTATTTTGAGGCCGATTTGAGGAAAGCAGGGTATCCTTACCTGACAATCGAAATCGATCAGCAGAATACCAGCTATGAGCAGATTCGCACCAGAATTCAGACATTCAGTGAAATGATCTGACAAAATTTTACTTTTATAAAAGCCAACAACTTATCCGAATTTGGTAGTTCCTGTTAAAAGGAAAATATCGAGTTCGGATAATTGCTGTTTTATGAAAAATAGCTGGTTTAACTCTTTCATATGGTCCATTTTTATGATAAGATAATAACAAATTAAGAGCTCAGGAGGTGGAATAATTTGCAGGAATCTTTTTCTTTTGGAAGCCTTTTTGAGCAACTGTCGTTGACAGAAGTATTGGATAATATTGATGCTGGAATTGCAATTTATGATTCTGTAGGCAATTTTATTTTTATGAATACCATGATGGTAAACTGGAGAAATATTCCAAGACGAGAATATCTGAAAATGAATGTTCATGACTTTACAAAAGTGATCGATGTTTGCGTTTTTGACCTCGTCTGCCGGTATAAGAGAAGAGTCAGCCGTCTTCAGTATTATCAGGACTTTCAAAAAGTAGACGGAGCTACTCGAGTGCGAATTGTAACGGGAACCCCGATCTTTGATGGACATGGAAATATCGAATATGTGGTTATGCTGATGCAGGATGTGCAGGACTTTGAGGATTTGCATCATACCCTTTGGGAACAAAATAAAATTTTGAATGATACGACCCTGAAACCGAAAACAACCGAAAAGACTTGTATTGTGGCAAAAAGTCCAGAGTTTCAGCAGCTGCTTTCCGTTGCAGACAGTGTAGCACCGCTGGATTCTACGGTACTGCTCTATGGAGAGTCAGGCAGTGGCAAAGAAGTGATTGCACATTATATTCATGAACACAGTAAACGCAAAGATAAACCGTTGATTGCGGTAAACTGTGCGGCTTTCCCGGAAAATTTGATTGAAGCTGAGTTGTTTGGCTATGAAAAGGGCAGCTTTACGGGAGCAAATCGAGAAGGAAAAACCGGATTGGTAGAAGCGGCCGACGGCGGTACCCTTTTTCTAGATGAAATTAATTCTTTGCCGATGAGTATTCAGGGAAAAGTTCTTCGTATGATCGAAGAAAAGAGTATTCAAAGAATTGGTGCAATTAAGTCCAAAAAAGTTGATTTTCGATTGATTGCTGCAACAAATGGAAACCTTGCAGAAATGGTGCATAACGGTACTTTTCGAGAGGATCTTTATTATCGAATTCATGTGATTCCGTTGACCATTCCACCTGTTCGCAACAGAAAAGAAGATATCGTACCGCTTTGTCTTCATTTCCTTCATTATTTTTGTCAGAAATATAATTTACAGAAGAGTTTTTCTGACGAAGTGCTGGAGGAAGTTTGCCAGTATCAATGGCCGGGGAATGTTCGTGAAATTCGTAACTTTGTGGAGCGGATGGTCGTAATGACTCCCTGTGCTACAAGGGAAATTAGCAGTATTCCACATGGAATTTTAAGAGCAGAGCCTACTACTCCGACCATGATACAATCGGAAAAAAAGATAAAACCTAAAAAGAAGATGGGCGGTCCAAGCAAAGAAAAGGTATTGGAAGCACTTGCGGCATGCCAAAACCGTCGCGAAAAAGCAGCCGAGTATCTGGGAATTTCACGCAGATATTTGCAATATAAGATTCGCGAATATGAGATTCCATCTCGCAATAATCACAAAGAAAAATAAAAAGACACGGAAGGTATTTAAATATCTTCCGTGTCTTTTTATTAATATTTTCGGCGGCCGGAAGCGGGAAGAATCTCTAATTCCTCTCGATATTTCGCGACTGTTCTTCTGGATAATATGATTTTTTGTGCCTGAAGGAGTTGGGATAGTTTTTGGTCGGAGAGTGGATTTTTCTTATCTTCCTCTTGAATCAGCTTTTTTAAGAGCGCTTTTGCTTGTGCTGCAGAGGTATCTTGTTCCTGTTCAGTTCCTTTTAATCGATGGGAAAAAAAGTAAGACAAGGGATATGTTCCACGATCACATTGAAGATATTTTTCTTTGATTGCACGACTTACAGTTGATTCATGAATCCCAAGTTCCTGAGAAATATCCTGCAGAGACAAAGGCTTAAGATAGCTGCCTTTGAGAAAAAAGTCCTGCTGTTTCTGCACAAGACAAGAGGTACAGGAAAACAGAGTTTCCCGACGTTGAGAAATACTTTGGACCAGCCACTGTGCCTGCTTGAATTTTCCGGAAAGATAGGATTTCACCTGTGAATCATCTGTCTTTTGTAAAAGCTTTCGATAGTAACCGCTGATGTGCAGAGAAGGTAGGCAGTTGTTGTTGAGAGATACTTTTAATTTATCATCTTGGCAAAACACAAAAAAATCGGGAGTAATATACTGCGTTTCTTCTTCTTGCCCATAATTGGAACAGGGCTTTGGATTTAGGGAACGAATAATAGAACAGGCTTCCTGAATTTCAATGGGAGAAGTGTGTGTTTCTTTCATAATGCGGCGATAATGTCCCTCGCCAACTTCCTTCAGATAATGCTCAGCAATCAGCAATGGCAGTCCACTCTTTTTTTGGCGCTTTAATTGCAGACACAAACATTCCGATAGAGATCGTGCACCAATTCCAGCAGGCTCCAAAGATTGGACTACTTTTAAGGCCTGATCGATTTCTGCTTTTGAGATTCCGATTCGTTTGGCAATTTGTTCGATTGGTTCATCCAGATATCCATTAGGAGCCAGATTCAATATAATTTCTTTAATTCCGTGAGCTACCGGCTTTGAAAAATCGGAAAGACGCAGCTGAAAAAAAAGATCGCGCCTAAAATCATTTTCATTATTTTGAAATTTTCGCTCTTCTGCGAATGGATTAGATGGTTCCCAACAGCTTTTCTCTTTGTATGAATTTTTAATTGGGGAGGTGCGATCCAACCATTCTATTTTTTTTTGAATTTCTTGTTCCTGAGAATCCGGCGATGTGTTTTCAGAAGATTCCATATCAAAAACTGGGTTTTCAAGTGCAGCTTTTTCCAGATATTCGGAAAGATCTTGCACATTCATCTGCAGAATTTTCATGGTTTCAATCATCTGCGGGGTAAGTGTTTGTTTTTGTTTAATCTCTATGGAAAGATCCATCCGATTGTGCACTCCTTCCTATTATATCAACATTTATCAGTATAAAAAGAATAGCATAAATTGTCGGAAGTTTCAATTGTTTGCTTCTATTGTAAACCTAAATTACAAACAATTGTTGACAATTAAAAAATCCTATTTTATAATGTAAACCAAATAGGGGATGATAAGTTGACAAATAAAATGACTGTTCATGACATGGCCATGTGTGGAGTGTTTACTGCATTTATAACCGTTGGTGCTTATATTCACATTCCATTGCCTTTTGGAGACTACTACACATTGCAGCTTCTGTTTGTGCTGCTGTCAGGATTGCTGCTTGGAGCAAAGCGAGGAACAATTGCAGCCGCACTGTATGTTGGCCTGGGATTGGTAGGATTGCCTGTTTTTGCAGGCGGAGGAGGTCCGGAATATGTACTTAATCCGAGCTTTGGCTATTTAATTGGGTTTATAGCTGGTGCATGGGTTGCAGGAATAATGATCAAACATTTACAGCCTGTCAATTTGCAGCATTTACTGATTGCTTGCTATGCGGCGATGGTAATTGTTTATGTAGTTGGATTGCCATATAAATATTTCATTTTAAATTTTTATATGCATACGCCGATTACATGGGCACTTATTTTTGCTTCATGTTTTCCGATCGATATCCCGTGTGATGCTGTACTTTGTTTCTGCTGTGCTTGCCTGGTACAGAAAATGTATCCGGCGGTCAGTAGATTGTTTAAAACGGTAACTGTCAAATAGGATGGAATGTTTTTGAAAAATACGGTATTTTAAAAGCTGATTGTGAGGAAAAAGAATGAGTAAAAATCTTTTTATTACCGGTACGGATACGGATGTAGGGAAGACGTATGTTACCGGATTGATTGTGAAAAAAATGATTTCTTCGGGCTTTGATACGACTTATTTTAAGGCTGCCGCGTCCGGAAATGACCGGGATCAAAATGGAGCTTTAATCCCAGGAGATGCTGCTCTTGTGCAAAAACTTTCAGGAATTAAAGATGATCTTTCAGAATTGATTCCATATGTTTATGAAGTGGCATTATCTCCTCATTTAGCTTCTCAAATAGAGGGTAACCCGGTCGATCTAAAGGTTGTAAAAGAATATTATAATAAACTTGCTAGAAAACATCACTATATCACAATGGAAGGCAGTGGTGGGATTCTTTGTCCGATTAATATGAACAATCAAGAACTCTGGCAGGAGGATATTATCAAAGCATTTGATATGGCCTGCGTTATTGTTGCTAATGCAGGCCTTGGGACAATTAATCATACCGTGCTTACAATTGAATATATGAGGCAAAAAAATATGACAGTCAAAGGAATTATTCTAAATCATTTTCATCCCGGGGACAGAATGGAAGAAGATAACGCCGATATGATTGAACATCGTGCCGGGCTTCCAATTCTTTGCCGCGTACAGGACGGAGATACAGAATTAAAAATGGACGGAGAGCTGCTTGCTTCTTTTTATCGCCAAAAGGTACGGTAAAAATAAATGATTTGGTATCTTTATGAACAGATGAAAATTTCGAGCGCAAACACGAATCGTGTTCAGACTCAATCTTGGGAATCATTTACTCAATTTAGATGAGGCTTTTCTTTTTTGAAGAATATCCAAGTTGGTTGATTCCTTCTATTATCCGATTTCGTTGTTCAAGACAAGAAAATCGGATTTTATTTTTTTACCTTTTTGTGGATTTGCTGCAATATGAATTTTCATCCGAATTGAAATTGAAAAAAGTCTAGTCAATTATCAGGTTACCACTAGGCGAAAATGCGTTGTTTTTAAAAAAAATAATGGTTACGGATTCTCGAGAAAGACTCGATTGGTTTGCTTTACAAAAAGTTCACTTTCGTTTATCCATGGATCATGACCGGAATGCTCAAACCATACGAGTTCTTTTTTAGGGGC contains the following coding sequences:
- the crt gene encoding Short-chain-enoyl-CoA hydratase (Evidence 2a : Function from experimental evidences in other organisms; PubMedId : 8655474, 11466286, 5057466; Product type e : enzyme); the encoded protein is MECRKSRRNEESGDYLMKFENILYENCEGILYLTLNRPEMRNALTPAMWNDIRTAVQCAREDDEVKVVIVSGAGDKALASGADIKEIHDRAYLKMLQGTSSIALKDLEDLYKPVICAVNGYALGGGCELAMACDLRIATKRSKFGQPEVNLSIIPGAGGTQRLTRLVGIGRAKELIFTGRIIGAEEAHLIGLVNEVTEDDRESLMAAAEKMAKKIMAKGPVAITMGKIAINMGSETDINTGLMIERLAQTVAFSTEDRKEGTAAFLEKRSPNFKGC
- a CDS encoding Putative acyl-CoA transferase (fragment) (Evidence 3 : Putative function from multiple computational evidences; Product type e : enzyme), coding for MRPLEGVKVIELSTMLAGPMTSRILAEWGADVIKVESPNGDTWRKQAGTSLSPCTEVANPHFDEQNLNKRFVCLNMRTKEGMKAFHKLLSTADVFLTNYRVQALKAMGLTYEQLKDQYPGLIHASVLGYGSEGPEKDRPGYDYTAFCSRSGFLGDLAPAGGPPLMTVAGVGDHSVAVALAAGISAALYKKSKTGTGEKVDVSLLQAGIFMLTTGLLNAFNGRVFPRDHYDCSHATSNAYKCADGEWIYLAVIDYRRFPELCEVIERPELAKDPRFSTIAEFYTKESRKDLTTIFDETFKKHPVEYWHKLLDEHDLPHEPVRHMKDVPYDPQVVANHYTYFHEYSDGVKTVFTNGPVHFSSIDPAHIPCKTSGKIGCNTDEVLKENGYTEEEVKKMQEAGEVI
- the hadI gene encoding 2-hydroxyisocaproyl-CoA dehydratase activator (Evidence 2a : Function from experimental evidences in other organisms; PubMedId : 15654892, 22827463; Product type e : enzyme) produces the protein MYTFGIDIGSTSSKAVILKDGKEIIAHQVISLGTGTIGPKEAKEQVFGEASISPEEISYTIVTGYGRMKCDYADEQISELSCHAKGIHYLLPTVRTVIDIGGQDAKALRIDDKGRLIQFQMNDKCAAGTGRFLDVMAKILNVDINDLGPLSEKSNQPASISNTCTVFAESEVISKLSSDIPLEDIAAGIHESVAKRVAGMALRIGKTPDVAMSGGVALNIGVVHAMEREMECPVLVHPLCQSAGAIGAAILAWEKFTKEKVR
- the hadB gene encoding (R)-2-hydroxyisocaproyl-CoA dehydratase alpha subunit (Evidence 2a : Function from experimental evidences in other organisms; PubMedId : 15654892, 21366233; Product type e : enzyme); protein product: MIENGTTQVNAAAAPAQKPKRPKPKSMQMLNEQTTALFENARLAKERGEKVGWSASIFPQEIAETLGLNVLYPENHSAGIAARHQADPFLQECEGPLGYSNDLCAYAKVNLAYASVLNKESEVELPDGGKMVKPDFLLLTNNICNQLTKWYENLAYQMKIPIFFIDTCYNPYDYVTETRVRYVRTQIDQLIKDLCAFTGKTWDDGRFKEVMKISQRNSYLWERANNLMDHKPAPLSGFELFNYMSAMVCNRGKTSSTAVLEQLNKEIEEHIKEGNSTYPVKEEYRISWDGIACWPYLRHNLHTLKQYGINMVASSYGKAWAIEYEDLDGMARAYCFASTNGDNATTMIARRMEALKKFDCEGTIYHVNRSCKVMDCQMMEVQRQISAQAGIPFTSFDGDQADYRNYSEAQFETRIEGLVEVMKQNKEAKVNG
- the hadC gene encoding (R)-2-hydroxyisocaproyl-CoA dehydratase beta subunit (Evidence 2a : Function from experimental evidences in other organisms; PubMedId : 15654892, 21366233; Product type e : enzyme), whose amino-acid sequence is MADLKSSIAFLQEACKNPRARLDYYLKQGKKVVGCFPVYTPEELVHASGMIPMGLWGGQTQLKLAKSYLPPFACPIMQSNMELGLSGSYQGLSAVIIPVLCDTFRCMTQNWRFGVPSIPMIPIVYPQNRKSPASVEYLISEYENVLTMLMTITGKMMNEKALAETLAIYNEHNAVMREFAKVANDHLDIVTPKVRHAVMKSAFFYEKSEHTAIVREIVEELKKLPVYQFTGKKVILTGITCEPDELLDIFTENHIAVVGDDLAQEMRQYRTDTPEKGGGGLKRLALQWNGRHGCSLIYEDGKPRGKMLVNLCKENGAGGVVTCMMKFCDPEEYDQPYFEADLRKAGYPYLTIEIDQQNTSYEQIRTRIQTFSEMI
- a CDS encoding PAS domain S-box protein, whose translation is MQESFSFGSLFEQLSLTEVLDNIDAGIAIYDSVGNFIFMNTMMVNWRNIPRREYLKMNVHDFTKVIDVCVFDLVCRYKRRVSRLQYYQDFQKVDGATRVRIVTGTPIFDGHGNIEYVVMLMQDVQDFEDLHHTLWEQNKILNDTTLKPKTTEKTCIVAKSPEFQQLLSVADSVAPLDSTVLLYGESGSGKEVIAHYIHEHSKRKDKPLIAVNCAAFPENLIEAELFGYEKGSFTGANREGKTGLVEAADGGTLFLDEINSLPMSIQGKVLRMIEEKSIQRIGAIKSKKVDFRLIAATNGNLAEMVHNGTFREDLYYRIHVIPLTIPPVRNRKEDIVPLCLHFLHYFCQKYNLQKSFSDEVLEEVCQYQWPGNVREIRNFVERMVVMTPCATREISSIPHGILRAEPTTPTMIQSEKKIKPKKKMGGPSKEKVLEALAACQNRREKAAEYLGISRRYLQYKIREYEIPSRNNHKEK
- a CDS encoding RNA polymerase sigma-54 factor, which gives rise to MDLSIEIKQKQTLTPQMIETMKILQMNVQDLSEYLEKAALENPVFDMESSENTSPDSQEQEIQKKIEWLDRTSPIKNSYKEKSCWEPSNPFAEERKFQNNENDFRRDLFFQLRLSDFSKPVAHGIKEIILNLAPNGYLDEPIEQIAKRIGISKAEIDQALKVVQSLEPAGIGARSLSECLCLQLKRQKKSGLPLLIAEHYLKEVGEGHYRRIMKETHTSPIEIQEACSIIRSLNPKPCSNYGQEEETQYITPDFFVFCQDDKLKVSLNNNCLPSLHISGYYRKLLQKTDDSQVKSYLSGKFKQAQWLVQSISQRRETLFSCTSCLVQKQQDFFLKGSYLKPLSLQDISQELGIHESTVSRAIKEKYLQCDRGTYPLSYFFSHRLKGTEQEQDTSAAQAKALLKKLIQEEDKKNPLSDQKLSQLLQAQKIILSRRTVAKYREELEILPASGRRKY
- a CDS encoding Biotin transporter, encoding MTNKMTVHDMAMCGVFTAFITVGAYIHIPLPFGDYYTLQLLFVLLSGLLLGAKRGTIAAALYVGLGLVGLPVFAGGGGPEYVLNPSFGYLIGFIAGAWVAGIMIKHLQPVNLQHLLIACYAAMVIVYVVGLPYKYFILNFYMHTPITWALIFASCFPIDIPCDAVLCFCCACLVQKMYPAVSRLFKTVTVK
- the bioD gene encoding ATP-dependent dethiobiotin synthetase BioD — encoded protein: MSKNLFITGTDTDVGKTYVTGLIVKKMISSGFDTTYFKAAASGNDRDQNGALIPGDAALVQKLSGIKDDLSELIPYVYEVALSPHLASQIEGNPVDLKVVKEYYNKLARKHHYITMEGSGGILCPINMNNQELWQEDIIKAFDMACVIVANAGLGTINHTVLTIEYMRQKNMTVKGIILNHFHPGDRMEEDNADMIEHRAGLPILCRVQDGDTELKMDGELLASFYRQKVR